A genomic segment from Roseibium algicola encodes:
- a CDS encoding DUF6384 family protein, with protein sequence MASKSDAPLDDLMMAMDVVDTLRHEEGQVARELKTDERDAAMVERLRQVYASQGIDVPDHILKAGVEDLKRDRFVYSPPSAGFQRTLAMIYISRSTWSKWLAAVVAVVIVCIAAWYFIVKLPAQRAEADLLARLQALPATYTELVGRIDSLTENTEIEANAARLATDGNLALSDGNNEAAFKAEADLRDLAGRLQEVFEVRIISREGVPTGVSRIPESNPDTENYYIVVEAVDADGKILERRIVSEESSKVELVDKWGQRVSETIYNAVRRDKMEDGIVQKGVLGQKRRGELDIKWRSGVQDGAITKW encoded by the coding sequence ATGGCAAGCAAATCCGACGCCCCGCTTGACGATCTGATGATGGCGATGGACGTGGTCGACACGCTGCGTCATGAAGAAGGTCAGGTGGCCCGCGAGCTGAAGACCGATGAACGCGATGCCGCCATGGTCGAGCGGCTGCGTCAGGTCTATGCGTCCCAGGGCATCGATGTTCCGGACCATATCCTGAAGGCGGGTGTCGAGGACCTGAAGCGCGACCGCTTCGTCTATTCTCCACCTTCCGCAGGCTTCCAGCGCACGCTGGCGATGATCTACATCTCGCGCAGCACCTGGTCAAAATGGCTGGCGGCGGTCGTTGCAGTCGTCATCGTTTGCATTGCGGCCTGGTACTTCATCGTCAAGCTGCCGGCACAACGTGCGGAAGCGGACCTGCTGGCAAGGCTTCAGGCCCTGCCCGCGACCTACACCGAATTGGTCGGGCGGATCGATTCCCTGACCGAAAATACCGAAATCGAAGCCAACGCCGCACGTCTGGCCACCGACGGCAACCTTGCCCTTTCGGACGGCAACAACGAGGCAGCCTTCAAGGCGGAGGCCGACTTGCGCGATCTTGCCGGACGGCTGCAGGAAGTGTTCGAGGTTCGGATCATTTCCCGCGAAGGCGTGCCGACCGGCGTTTCCCGCATTCCCGAATCCAATCCAGACACCGAGAACTACTACATCGTTGTCGAAGCCGTGGACGCGGACGGCAAGATCCTGGAGCGCAGGATCGTGTCGGAGGAGAGCAGCAAGGTCGAACTTGTCGACAAATGGGGCCAGCGCGTTTCGGAAACCATCTACAACGCCGTTCGCCGCGACAAGATGGAAGACGGCATTGTGCAGAAAGGCGTCCTGGGGCAGAAGCGGCGCGGAGAGCTGGATATCAAATGGCGCAGCGGCGTTCAGGACGGAGCAATTACGAAATGGTAG
- a CDS encoding cell surface protein, producing MTDAATPENPQTATAPAGSISPLQYLDRALSTLRDIGITPESEQDAPINALLEQITDLSPDKVLIITRTLAQASNFNEVVRSQVQQMDIGERYEQITEAFNSIRDDAKALVDQLADGKISFTENLSNKWRDFRRGTISDRFDDIRGTYKDVAKATKDQIEREQTILEAYRDFRGALKQAEVTALELLNIATGKLDAAKGALEAASGEVEAYTGDDPAQKARLELARDEKLREMQDEEKRYQIAKDLSDNLTIGYNTSEVIMARLVQTTNAKERVYAQSVSFFSTNESVLTALNASFTGLQGLHESTETLNAMKDGINKSLETLADIGDEVQKKALEAGYGPTVAAASVKKLVDSVVNFQFQSREIIDEMREMSTKNSEEIRNAVEDGKRRLAKLTAQGKAL from the coding sequence ATGACAGACGCGGCAACCCCTGAAAACCCGCAGACTGCAACGGCTCCGGCGGGAAGCATTTCCCCGCTTCAGTACCTCGACCGAGCGCTGTCGACCCTCCGCGACATCGGCATCACGCCGGAAAGCGAGCAGGATGCACCGATCAACGCCCTTCTGGAACAGATCACCGATCTTTCTCCCGACAAGGTGCTGATCATCACCCGGACCCTGGCCCAGGCTTCCAATTTCAACGAGGTTGTTCGCTCGCAGGTGCAGCAGATGGATATCGGCGAACGCTACGAGCAGATCACCGAGGCGTTCAATTCCATCCGCGATGACGCGAAGGCGCTGGTCGATCAGCTTGCCGACGGCAAGATCTCCTTCACCGAGAACCTGTCCAACAAGTGGCGCGACTTCCGCCGCGGGACCATTTCCGATCGTTTCGATGATATCCGGGGTACCTACAAGGACGTTGCAAAGGCAACCAAGGACCAGATCGAGCGGGAACAGACCATTCTTGAAGCCTATCGCGATTTCCGCGGTGCCTTGAAACAGGCGGAAGTCACCGCACTGGAACTGCTGAATATCGCAACCGGCAAACTGGACGCTGCCAAGGGTGCCCTTGAAGCTGCCTCCGGCGAAGTCGAAGCCTACACCGGTGACGACCCGGCGCAGAAGGCACGCCTAGAACTGGCACGCGACGAGAAGCTGCGTGAAATGCAGGACGAGGAAAAGCGGTATCAGATCGCCAAGGACCTCTCCGACAACCTGACGATCGGCTACAACACGTCAGAGGTCATCATGGCGCGCCTGGTCCAGACAACCAACGCCAAGGAGCGCGTTTACGCCCAGTCGGTCAGTTTCTTCTCCACCAATGAATCCGTTCTCACCGCACTCAACGCCTCGTTCACCGGCCTGCAGGGCCTGCACGAAAGCACCGAGACGCTGAATGCCATGAAGGACGGCATCAACAAGAGCCTGGAAACGCTGGCGGACATCGGCGACGAAGTGCAGAAAAAGGCACTCGAAGCCGGCTATGGACCGACCGTTGCCGCAGCCTCGGTGAAAAAGCTGGTCGACTCCGTCGTCAACTTCCAGTTCCAGTCGCGTGAAATCATCGACGAAATGCGCGAGATGTCGACCAAGAATTCCGAGGAAATCCGCAACGCCGTGGAAGACGGCAAGCGGCGGCTTGCCAAGCTGACCGCCCAGGGCAAGGCCCTTTGA